In one window of Leptospira sp. GIMC2001 DNA:
- a CDS encoding SpoIIE family protein phosphatase, translating into MKYKELKLIHRNENTTISRYSNDNGELIVIKKANGNRISVVSQLRHEYELTKKLKIAGVIKPIKFVSNPEETYLAFHDFGGEVLSEFMRKANLDIDSILKIGINIAKTLGELHSKGIVHKDINPGNILLNENDFKIQIIDFGISTEVSRNVQSLVPPKELEGSLLYISPEQSGRMNRILDYRTDLYSLGITIYEMLTGILPFKSNDPMEIIHGHIAVIPKSPSEVNKNIPTILSQIVLKLLEKNAENRYQSGFGLAEDLMKCLANLKELESSNFPLGLKDNSGRLQIPQKLYGREEKIHLLLSTFEEVSKYNKRKLIMVTGFSGVGKSSLVQEIYKPITEKNGIYLSGKFDQFQKNIPYYALTQLFNQFCNYLLLEDQEVLGVWRTRIMDGIGNNARVLYEIIPDLELLLPNQPDIQELGTQEARTRFNLTFQNFFQSICTKELPLVIFIDDLQWADTASLNLLASLLSSEANQYFLPIGSYRTNEVDSSHPLISTLEEIRKSDVEIIDLKLENLTTKDVENILVESLKTKPSSISELSSLLVNRTNGNAFFINQFLLSMYEEGHLQFDHDSQEWKYNLKNIEMMQVSENLIELMTFKIQKLSKEAQRVLQLSSVIGNQFDLEFLSIIHDKEAAPTLDDLWESIKEGLIIPLNENYKHIRSGMKEGIQFSECEFKFLHDRVQQAAYNLIPESDKLSTHLRVGQLLLSQTTTDKLKDSILEIVTQLNMGRDLIESKAEKMQLLELNLEAAKKVQASNAYDVAKRFIDISLSLFSMDSWKTQYDLSLKVSEFAVEIGYVLGNKEYLLSNHSAIKENAKSIVDVIPSELNLILYYSSVAEFGNAIDLGLSILKQFKISLPRNPSPAIILFNLLKTQIAIGRILKKNNWEIKDLINLPVMTDKESILIIKVVLNIIPSVFFLSPNLFPLLVFFSMRFALKNGYIVDSATCISCYGLIQTAVLSKSNIGYEYAMLANAILEKLKVKYTLHITPIEFGIRHRKEHFRNSLPSLQDMLSTSLSQGYLPEVGYSIWLIFLIKYCSSTELQSLYTETVNQLKRSAHLNLGSVDSVLLTFANSMVKRLGEKKYSDSILERTEWEDQLKIRIESLNSFDIAVVSALGLDYFGRICNHELVLYTYSVFVKHKDAMVGYPINNNVWFFTTLAMLEALDNKSPVKEFTVQQMKKIIKVNCKELERWSIDAPMNYLHRWRIIEARLLIYKKGSRDAIETKFEEAIALAKENEFTNEEALANELACEFSLANGKKQYAKLHLREAIALYSKWGANAKVNQLEEKYPDLIDRKKEVTQRLNTNSEEESKLGRATVIESKRIDPSNLDFYSVLKSSNAIAEEIQLDKLLARVTSILVENAGAEKGYFILKEEESFKIQSSYIDGKINVLQNENLESSSKIPMSIVNLSIRTRKLIVVDEALRDPKFQKDEYIIKNQPISILVMPIFHKSEMIGLVYMENNRSAGVFTAKHAETLQLIASQAAISIENAKLYLNVQEVTAERSRIQTEMELAQKIQTSLLPEKAELKGYEVLGYMKTADEVGGDYYDTILGDGERQFAVIGDVSGHGVTSGLIMMMAQTTLHTIIRNDKESNTSLILTKANQTLTSNIAKLKEEKYMTMQLIEVEANGRVKYSGAHLDSIVYRKNTATIERLESNGFWLGMEDDIAPFLKEREASLSEGDLLFLYTDGVTEATKDNYELFGFDRLSAIIRTNGSNSLEEVRDAVLESLKGYETPDDVTMLILKKTKG; encoded by the coding sequence ATGAAATACAAAGAACTCAAATTAATTCACAGAAATGAGAATACAACCATCAGTCGCTATTCGAATGATAATGGAGAACTCATAGTTATCAAGAAAGCTAACGGGAATCGAATTTCCGTGGTTTCTCAATTGCGCCACGAATACGAATTAACAAAAAAGTTAAAAATAGCTGGTGTAATCAAACCTATAAAATTTGTTTCGAATCCCGAAGAAACTTATCTAGCCTTCCATGATTTTGGTGGAGAAGTATTATCTGAATTTATGAGGAAGGCTAATTTAGATATTGATTCGATTTTAAAGATAGGAATCAATATAGCTAAGACACTCGGTGAGCTCCATAGCAAAGGTATTGTTCATAAAGATATCAATCCAGGCAACATACTTTTAAACGAAAATGATTTTAAAATTCAAATTATAGATTTTGGAATATCAACTGAAGTATCACGAAATGTTCAAAGTCTAGTCCCTCCTAAGGAGCTAGAAGGTAGTCTTCTTTATATTTCTCCCGAACAATCAGGGAGAATGAATAGAATTTTAGATTATAGAACAGATTTGTATTCTTTAGGAATAACAATTTATGAAATGCTGACAGGAATTTTGCCATTTAAATCAAATGATCCAATGGAAATCATTCATGGTCATATCGCAGTTATACCTAAATCACCTTCGGAAGTAAATAAAAATATTCCTACTATTCTATCTCAAATTGTCTTGAAGCTTTTGGAAAAGAATGCAGAGAATCGCTATCAATCGGGTTTTGGTTTAGCAGAAGATTTAATGAAATGTCTTGCGAATTTAAAAGAACTAGAAAGCTCAAATTTTCCATTGGGATTAAAAGACAATTCAGGTAGGCTTCAAATCCCACAAAAATTGTATGGACGAGAAGAAAAAATACATTTATTACTCTCAACATTTGAAGAGGTTTCAAAGTATAACAAACGTAAACTAATCATGGTAACGGGATTTTCTGGAGTGGGTAAGTCTTCTTTAGTTCAGGAAATATACAAACCCATAACAGAGAAAAATGGTATATATTTATCCGGCAAATTTGATCAATTTCAGAAAAACATTCCTTACTATGCCTTAACTCAGTTGTTCAATCAATTCTGCAATTATCTACTGCTAGAAGATCAAGAAGTTTTAGGAGTGTGGAGAACCAGAATTATGGATGGCATAGGAAACAATGCGAGGGTTCTCTATGAAATTATTCCTGATTTAGAATTGCTTCTTCCCAATCAACCGGACATTCAAGAGTTAGGAACTCAAGAAGCACGAACTCGATTCAACTTAACATTTCAAAATTTCTTTCAGAGTATATGCACAAAAGAACTTCCATTGGTTATTTTTATCGACGATTTACAATGGGCAGATACTGCATCTCTCAACTTACTTGCTTCATTATTATCTTCGGAAGCTAACCAATATTTCCTACCAATTGGCTCCTATCGAACCAACGAAGTAGACTCTAGCCATCCTTTAATATCAACTCTTGAGGAGATACGTAAGTCTGATGTTGAAATAATTGATCTCAAATTGGAAAACCTTACTACAAAGGATGTTGAGAATATACTTGTAGAATCATTGAAAACTAAACCGAGTTCTATAAGTGAACTATCTTCGCTTCTAGTGAATCGTACTAACGGGAATGCTTTTTTTATTAATCAATTTTTACTTTCCATGTATGAGGAAGGCCATCTTCAATTTGACCATGATAGTCAAGAATGGAAATACAATCTAAAAAATATCGAGATGATGCAAGTCAGCGAGAACTTAATCGAACTTATGACTTTCAAAATACAAAAGTTGAGTAAAGAGGCTCAACGTGTATTACAATTATCTTCTGTTATTGGGAATCAATTTGATTTGGAATTTCTTTCGATCATTCATGACAAAGAAGCTGCTCCCACTCTGGACGATTTATGGGAGTCTATTAAAGAAGGTTTGATTATACCTTTAAATGAAAATTACAAACATATTCGATCAGGAATGAAAGAAGGGATTCAATTTTCCGAATGTGAGTTCAAATTTTTGCATGACCGTGTTCAACAAGCTGCTTACAACTTAATTCCCGAATCAGATAAATTGTCCACTCATCTAAGAGTCGGGCAATTATTACTAAGCCAGACGACAACAGATAAGTTAAAAGATAGTATCCTCGAAATAGTAACGCAATTGAATATGGGTCGAGATTTGATTGAATCAAAAGCGGAAAAGATGCAATTGCTTGAGTTGAATCTGGAAGCGGCAAAGAAAGTACAAGCATCGAATGCCTACGATGTTGCAAAGAGGTTTATTGACATTAGTCTCTCGCTATTTTCTATGGATTCTTGGAAAACCCAATACGATCTATCATTAAAAGTATCAGAGTTTGCTGTAGAGATTGGTTACGTGTTGGGAAACAAAGAGTATTTGCTCTCTAACCATTCAGCAATCAAAGAAAATGCAAAAAGCATAGTCGATGTTATTCCGAGCGAGTTGAATTTGATATTGTATTATTCAAGTGTCGCTGAATTCGGAAATGCAATTGATCTAGGTTTATCCATTCTAAAGCAATTCAAAATATCTCTGCCTAGAAATCCATCTCCGGCTATCATTTTATTTAATCTATTGAAAACGCAAATTGCGATCGGTCGAATATTAAAAAAGAATAATTGGGAGATTAAAGATTTAATTAACCTTCCCGTGATGACGGATAAAGAGTCCATTTTAATTATTAAGGTTGTTTTAAATATAATCCCGTCTGTCTTTTTCTTATCTCCGAATCTATTTCCGCTTTTAGTTTTTTTCAGTATGAGATTTGCATTGAAAAATGGATACATTGTCGATTCAGCGACATGCATATCGTGCTATGGACTCATTCAAACAGCAGTACTTTCGAAATCAAATATTGGCTACGAATATGCTATGCTTGCGAATGCTATTCTTGAAAAGTTAAAAGTAAAGTATACCCTTCATATCACTCCAATAGAATTTGGGATCAGACATAGAAAAGAGCATTTTAGAAATAGCTTACCGTCTTTGCAAGATATGCTCTCCACTTCACTTAGCCAAGGATATTTACCTGAGGTTGGCTATTCTATCTGGCTTATTTTTCTTATCAAATATTGCAGTTCTACCGAATTGCAATCACTTTACACAGAAACGGTAAACCAACTAAAGCGTTCCGCACACTTGAATTTGGGAAGTGTTGATTCTGTACTTTTAACTTTTGCTAACTCAATGGTTAAGCGATTGGGAGAAAAAAAATATTCTGACTCAATATTAGAACGAACCGAATGGGAAGACCAACTTAAGATCAGGATTGAATCTTTGAATAGTTTTGATATTGCAGTTGTATCAGCACTTGGACTAGATTATTTCGGTCGTATATGCAACCATGAATTAGTTCTTTATACTTATTCAGTTTTTGTAAAACACAAGGATGCCATGGTTGGTTATCCTATAAACAACAATGTCTGGTTCTTCACAACCCTTGCGATGTTAGAAGCATTAGATAACAAAAGTCCTGTTAAAGAATTTACGGTCCAACAGATGAAGAAAATCATAAAGGTAAATTGCAAAGAACTAGAGCGATGGTCCATAGATGCACCCATGAATTACCTACACCGTTGGAGAATAATCGAAGCAAGATTATTGATCTATAAAAAAGGTTCACGAGATGCTATTGAAACTAAATTTGAAGAAGCTATAGCGCTAGCCAAAGAAAATGAATTTACAAATGAAGAAGCACTAGCAAATGAATTGGCATGTGAATTCTCATTAGCAAATGGGAAAAAGCAATATGCAAAATTGCATTTACGAGAAGCAATCGCCTTGTATTCAAAATGGGGAGCGAATGCAAAAGTTAATCAATTAGAGGAGAAATATCCAGATCTAATTGATAGAAAAAAAGAAGTAACACAACGACTCAATACAAATTCAGAAGAAGAATCTAAGTTGGGTCGAGCCACCGTAATTGAATCAAAACGTATCGATCCTTCCAATTTAGATTTTTATTCTGTATTAAAGTCATCTAATGCGATTGCTGAGGAGATTCAGCTAGATAAACTGTTAGCTCGAGTAACATCCATACTCGTAGAAAATGCAGGAGCCGAGAAAGGTTATTTCATACTGAAGGAAGAAGAATCATTCAAAATACAATCATCTTATATAGATGGAAAGATCAACGTCTTGCAAAATGAAAATTTAGAATCAAGTTCCAAGATTCCAATGTCAATCGTTAACCTATCTATTCGAACCAGAAAACTAATCGTTGTCGATGAAGCACTTAGAGATCCAAAATTCCAAAAAGATGAATATATAATCAAGAATCAACCGATTTCGATCTTAGTTATGCCAATCTTTCATAAGTCTGAAATGATAGGTTTAGTCTATATGGAAAATAATAGAAGTGCAGGTGTTTTTACAGCAAAGCATGCCGAGACTCTTCAATTGATTGCTTCACAGGCTGCAATTTCTATTGAGAATGCAAAGTTGTATTTGAATGTTCAAGAGGTTACTGCAGAAAGATCCAGAATTCAAACTGAAATGGAGTTAGCACAAAAAATACAAACATCATTACTTCCCGAAAAAGCAGAACTAAAAGGTTATGAAGTATTAGGCTATATGAAAACAGCCGATGAAGTTGGTGGTGACTATTATGATACAATACTCGGCGATGGGGAGAGACAATTCGCAGTTATTGGGGACGTATCTGGACATGGAGTCACTTCTGGTTTGATCATGATGATGGCTCAGACCACACTTCATACAATCATTCGAAATGACAAAGAAAGCAATACATCGCTTATTTTAACAAAGGCAAATCAAACCTTAACAAGTAACATTGCCAAACTAAAAGAAGAAAAATATATGACCATGCAACTTATTGAAGTTGAAGCTAATGGCAGAGTGAAATATTCGGGAGCACATTTGGATTCCATTGTCTATCGAAAGAATACAGCTACGATAGAGAGGTTGGAGAGCAATGGCTTTTGGCTTGGGATGGAGGACGACATTGCTCCTTTTTTAAAGGAACGAGAGGCTTCATTGAGTGAAGGTGATCTATTATTTCTATATACTGATGGAGTCACTGAAGCAACTAAAGATAACTATGAGCTATTCGGATTTGATCGTCTATCTGCTATTATCCGAACAAATGGTTCTAATTCACTTGAGGAAGTTAGAGATGCTGTATTAGAATCACTCAAAGGCTATGAAACGCCCGATGATGTGACAATGTTAATTTTAAAGAAAACGAAAGGCTAA
- a CDS encoding methyl-accepting chemotaxis protein has protein sequence MNIDFFILRLCLRLEAQTYALTLPTATIFVIIAGGYVGERLISLILGIIIAIILTISIPIYRYFWLKKRLTAFQSNNQFELRSTMKHLLNFPRIEMRFVTIQWIFGIILSSIILNHFGKMQNHEIVVSIFLFFMIFGINASSHYLAAEIECIELLSQEEFSKIKIDSSELRLVSIKQKTLFMIISILLMPLFSLSYLLIVNKIFPDFNNPYPVEYSLPFFIIFIILTSYLGIRLLIKSIEFNVNSLASIINNIAQGNTNCTMPIISLDELGHISFSMNQFIAKFRTVILAIDNQSKNLFEQSTSLVKAASDLNRITTEQASAYEEMSANLEVITLSSNEVSEQAKKQLDISLESSRALENLNLSVESARNESINAKNISDIVKVQLQVNSEKIKNTLAFMNDIQESTHKISSILIIIHEISEQIGLLSLNASIEAARAGEHGKGFAIVAREISKLGENTSSNASQISQFVKQAVSNAKQGMTSIQDAANSFGLMEEKIKETILRINTISDLTENQIEISKAVLNQFNEVNLLAQEIRSSTVEQSESNLEVSTSIQNLSIETQNLAINSELTHSISKEFKQQSIDLQKELSYFEIH, from the coding sequence ATGAATATAGATTTCTTTATTTTACGTTTATGCCTTAGGCTGGAAGCACAGACTTATGCACTAACACTGCCCACTGCAACTATTTTTGTTATTATTGCAGGCGGCTACGTCGGAGAGCGTTTAATTTCATTAATTCTCGGAATTATTATTGCAATTATTCTAACAATATCCATACCAATCTACCGATACTTCTGGCTCAAAAAAAGATTAACCGCATTTCAATCGAATAATCAATTTGAATTGAGATCAACAATGAAACATTTACTGAATTTTCCAAGGATTGAGATGAGATTCGTTACAATTCAATGGATCTTTGGAATAATATTATCGAGCATTATACTAAACCATTTTGGTAAAATGCAAAACCATGAAATAGTTGTTAGTATATTTTTATTTTTTATGATTTTCGGAATCAATGCAAGTTCTCATTATTTAGCAGCGGAAATTGAATGCATAGAGCTTCTAAGCCAGGAGGAATTTTCGAAAATAAAAATTGATTCATCTGAACTAAGACTTGTATCCATTAAACAGAAAACTCTCTTTATGATCATTTCTATTTTGCTGATGCCTCTGTTCTCACTATCTTATTTGCTTATTGTGAATAAAATATTTCCTGATTTCAACAATCCTTACCCTGTTGAGTACAGCTTACCTTTTTTTATAATATTTATAATTTTAACGAGTTATCTGGGTATTCGACTACTCATCAAATCAATAGAATTCAATGTAAATTCTCTTGCTTCAATCATAAATAATATTGCTCAAGGTAACACCAATTGTACTATGCCGATTATTTCGCTAGACGAATTGGGGCATATAAGCTTTTCAATGAATCAATTTATTGCAAAATTTAGAACTGTAATTTTGGCGATTGATAATCAGTCAAAAAATTTGTTTGAGCAATCCACTTCGCTAGTGAAAGCCGCTAGTGATCTGAATAGAATTACAACGGAACAAGCATCTGCTTATGAGGAAATGAGTGCGAATCTTGAAGTAATCACTCTATCTAGTAACGAAGTCTCTGAACAGGCGAAAAAACAATTAGACATTTCTTTAGAATCTTCTCGTGCCCTTGAGAATCTAAATTTATCCGTCGAGTCCGCTCGCAATGAATCTATAAATGCAAAAAATATTTCGGATATTGTAAAAGTACAACTCCAAGTTAACTCAGAAAAGATTAAAAATACATTAGCTTTTATGAATGATATTCAAGAAAGCACTCACAAAATTTCATCGATATTGATTATCATTCATGAGATTTCAGAACAAATTGGACTTCTATCCCTCAATGCTTCAATTGAAGCTGCAAGAGCCGGGGAACATGGAAAAGGCTTTGCAATAGTTGCAAGAGAAATTTCCAAACTTGGAGAGAATACTTCAAGCAACGCATCTCAAATTAGTCAATTCGTTAAACAAGCAGTAAGCAATGCCAAGCAAGGCATGACTTCGATTCAAGATGCTGCCAATTCGTTTGGATTAATGGAAGAAAAAATCAAAGAAACTATTCTGAGAATTAATACAATTTCAGACTTAACAGAAAATCAAATTGAAATTAGCAAAGCAGTTTTAAACCAATTTAATGAAGTAAATCTATTGGCTCAGGAAATTCGAAGTTCGACTGTCGAACAATCTGAATCAAATCTGGAAGTATCAACTTCCATTCAGAACTTGTCTATTGAAACCCAAAACCTAGCAATTAATTCCGAATTGACTCACTCAATTTCAAAAGAATTCAAACAACAATCAATTGATTTACAAAAGGAATTATCTTATTTCGAAATTCATTAA
- a CDS encoding CoA-binding protein, which yields MRNRENLEVVKRNLMDSNVVIGLVGASSNPNKFGNIILHHMRNKGYDMRPINPRADSIDGIKSYATIQELSDAATQSGKKLQALNFVLPSKLGANLIAEGIAAGVKDFWFQPGAEGEEVYQKAKESGITPVYIDCIMVEMPTKI from the coding sequence ATGAGAAACCGTGAAAATCTAGAAGTAGTTAAACGCAATCTAATGGACAGTAATGTAGTGATAGGCTTAGTCGGCGCAAGCTCCAATCCAAATAAATTTGGTAATATCATACTTCATCATATGCGAAACAAAGGATACGATATGCGACCGATCAATCCAAGAGCAGATTCTATAGACGGAATCAAGTCTTATGCTACCATTCAAGAACTCAGTGATGCTGCGACTCAATCAGGCAAAAAATTACAAGCGCTCAATTTTGTCTTACCATCAAAGCTCGGTGCAAATCTTATCGCTGAGGGTATAGCCGCAGGTGTGAAGGACTTTTGGTTCCAACCAGGTGCTGAAGGTGAAGAAGTGTATCAAAAAGCGAAGGAATCTGGTATTACACCTGTCTATATTGATTGTATTATGGTTGAGATGCCGACTAAAATCTAA
- a CDS encoding ABC transporter substrate-binding protein translates to MINQSVNKFLVYLFFISLVFSSPAMANDSDILPESKPTEVEANDSKDKEEVGKADEQVTKVVKKLIGFIRYKKNDKAIQLIHVPEFSNQLLKSSGKISASERKEFEAAISNFIINRSFPIALKYFDKIDINYEKPSFKGKTATLGSSIIYDGSEKVTFSWILKEIEGSWYVVDFLSEGKYASETNRIRSIEPSIKKNGIKKTIALVQREATK, encoded by the coding sequence ATGATCAATCAATCAGTTAATAAATTTTTAGTTTATCTTTTTTTTATCAGTTTAGTTTTCTCATCGCCCGCTATGGCAAATGATTCGGATATTCTTCCAGAATCGAAGCCAACAGAAGTTGAAGCCAATGACTCCAAAGATAAAGAGGAAGTTGGCAAAGCTGATGAACAAGTTACGAAAGTCGTAAAAAAACTAATAGGATTCATTCGTTATAAAAAAAATGACAAAGCGATTCAGCTCATTCATGTTCCTGAATTTTCCAACCAATTGCTCAAATCTTCTGGTAAAATTTCAGCATCAGAACGAAAGGAATTTGAAGCCGCAATTTCAAATTTTATTATAAACCGATCTTTTCCAATTGCGCTTAAGTATTTTGACAAGATTGATATCAATTACGAAAAGCCATCCTTCAAAGGCAAAACGGCAACTCTAGGATCCTCCATTATATATGATGGATCGGAGAAAGTAACTTTTTCATGGATTCTAAAAGAGATTGAGGGTTCTTGGTATGTCGTGGATTTTTTATCCGAAGGTAAATACGCATCCGAGACAAATCGTATTCGTTCGATTGAGCCTTCTATCAAGAAGAATGGAATCAAGAAAACCATCGCGCTAGTTCAAAGAGAAGCAACAAAGTAG
- a CDS encoding efflux RND transporter permease subunit gives MRKFLSNVVEQVLLNPIKSSIVLFIFLGLSIWQTSTLTVNTNNMELLPPNNPSIVKTRKVIEMIGGNGFYILSLKFDDKKGMTEALQESFVTRKSGDIEKANQQLASAFAIRSKNLKYYTEQEKLLKTTSDKLNARLLQEKEFVQYISYRYDVAFLQERLPLFLQNQDLKEVRKRVKRKIDEEVERANPFFINLSDEEYNPTFDDILGKYQKLAKRDIFDEYNISPEKGMLLMLIKPVGSFTDTEFNIRLDRKLKDIVQELEIEKSGVRVGYTGTYRLHLDDYETLMNALKPIAITSLIGISLLLLLFFRNPIFIFILMFSLISGILFSFGLTAVFIGQLNTVTSIIASILMGLGIDYGIQFLYRFREEFSQDQDTLRSIKATIYHTGIASFISALTTTSAFVVLALSEFRGFSEFGLIATYGIIIIAIAMYSVTALQIVLIFKFFPKMRSSFLLTKKEQTPSAFLYSFYRFPGILSGAIIAVIILCSIFIFDIKFNYNGRDLMVDNLESVNLYDEIADRFDISSDPQVIVVDTIEESEAVFDYMTPVPEEIAGSVDQVVSLWNFLPSIGQQRANLKVINQLQSDMKPVKASFLKPEQKKYLPIVKKYLEVKEYKLADIPDYYTKQFREVPGSKETGHLVFIYPKVALWHGRKLLKFYDSVGELNYPKLSRRVLNTLLYDRNGNVSVDPVNDKWTEAEKANILSALNNYQREQFLSLGILPGTIDFIQKNRPFDTLEKARSYTYTANTAGSLILFANLIKIVQREGVVAFFITLGLVLIVLVVFFRGILPALISLIPLVLGIAWTLGIMAMFKIQLNFMNVLVFPVIVGYGIQNGIYIYYRFREDRDVLQAMSKVGSAIIASTLTTLVGWSSLLIADQKGLKSIGIVASIGIGSSLLIALTLVPTALQFVYGGKKLDSEDETPLGLEDEEEMHAATEVVDTKAGRSKNKKVDSSSVKAEKKPNAKKKTANKKASSKKVAKTNRDSKRKKDS, from the coding sequence ATGAGAAAATTTCTTTCCAATGTTGTAGAACAAGTTCTACTCAACCCAATCAAGTCATCCATCGTTCTTTTTATTTTTCTTGGTCTGTCGATCTGGCAGACTTCTACATTGACAGTTAACACGAATAATATGGAACTTTTGCCTCCGAATAATCCTTCTATCGTCAAAACTCGAAAGGTTATTGAGATGATTGGTGGCAATGGTTTCTATATTCTAAGTCTTAAGTTTGATGATAAGAAAGGTATGACAGAGGCTTTGCAAGAATCTTTTGTTACAAGAAAGTCAGGTGATATTGAGAAGGCTAATCAACAGCTCGCTTCTGCTTTTGCAATTAGATCTAAGAATCTAAAATACTATACGGAGCAAGAAAAATTACTTAAGACTACTTCGGATAAATTGAATGCAAGATTATTGCAAGAAAAAGAATTTGTTCAATACATTTCCTATCGATATGATGTAGCTTTCCTACAAGAAAGATTGCCTCTATTCCTTCAGAATCAAGATTTGAAAGAAGTCCGCAAGCGGGTAAAAAGAAAAATTGATGAAGAAGTAGAAAGAGCCAATCCGTTTTTTATAAATTTATCGGATGAAGAATACAATCCTACGTTTGATGATATTCTCGGAAAATACCAAAAGTTAGCGAAGAGAGATATCTTTGATGAATACAATATTTCCCCGGAAAAGGGAATGTTGCTTATGCTTATTAAGCCGGTTGGATCATTCACGGACACGGAATTTAATATACGACTGGATCGCAAACTCAAAGACATAGTTCAAGAATTAGAAATTGAGAAGTCAGGAGTTCGAGTCGGATACACAGGGACTTATCGACTGCATCTGGATGACTATGAGACTTTGATGAATGCTCTCAAGCCAATTGCGATTACATCTTTGATTGGAATTTCACTTTTGCTATTGTTATTCTTTAGAAATCCAATTTTCATCTTTATTCTAATGTTCTCATTGATTTCTGGGATACTGTTCTCATTCGGACTAACAGCTGTATTTATTGGACAATTGAATACTGTAACAAGCATTATCGCGTCAATTCTTATGGGTTTAGGAATTGATTATGGTATACAGTTTTTATATAGATTCAGAGAAGAGTTCAGTCAAGATCAAGATACACTTCGTTCGATTAAAGCAACAATTTACCATACAGGTATTGCATCTTTTATCTCAGCGCTAACGACTACATCAGCATTTGTTGTGCTCGCCCTATCGGAGTTTCGAGGATTTAGTGAGTTCGGACTTATCGCGACTTATGGAATCATAATCATTGCAATTGCTATGTATTCGGTCACTGCTTTGCAAATTGTTTTGATATTTAAGTTCTTCCCTAAGATGCGATCATCATTTCTTCTAACCAAGAAAGAACAGACACCTTCCGCATTTTTGTATTCATTTTATAGATTTCCAGGAATTTTGAGCGGAGCAATTATCGCTGTAATTATACTTTGCTCAATTTTTATTTTTGATATAAAATTCAACTACAATGGTCGCGATCTTATGGTTGATAATTTGGAATCCGTAAATCTATATGATGAGATAGCAGATCGGTTCGATATAAGTTCAGATCCTCAAGTAATTGTTGTAGATACTATAGAAGAGTCCGAAGCTGTATTCGACTATATGACTCCGGTTCCAGAAGAGATTGCCGGTTCAGTTGATCAAGTTGTATCACTATGGAATTTTCTTCCCTCTATCGGACAACAGCGTGCCAACTTAAAAGTAATCAATCAATTGCAATCAGATATGAAACCTGTTAAAGCAAGTTTTCTTAAGCCAGAGCAGAAAAAGTATTTACCGATTGTCAAGAAATATCTGGAAGTAAAAGAGTATAAGCTTGCTGACATTCCCGACTACTATACAAAACAATTTCGTGAAGTTCCTGGATCTAAGGAGACTGGACATTTAGTTTTTATCTATCCCAAAGTTGCCCTCTGGCATGGAAGAAAATTGCTGAAGTTCTATGATTCTGTGGGAGAGCTCAACTATCCGAAGTTATCTAGAAGAGTTTTGAATACTCTATTGTATGATAGGAACGGAAACGTATCCGTTGATCCAGTGAATGATAAATGGACAGAGGCTGAGAAAGCGAATATACTTTCTGCACTCAACAATTATCAGCGAGAACAATTTCTATCACTCGGAATTCTTCCTGGAACTATAGATTTTATTCAGAAGAATCGACCTTTTGACACATTAGAAAAAGCTAGGTCTTATACCTATACTGCCAATACAGCGGGAAGTTTGATTCTTTTTGCGAATCTAATTAAGATTGTTCAGAGAGAAGGAGTAGTTGCCTTCTTTATAACTTTAGGACTTGTCCTTATAGTTCTTGTAGTTTTCTTTCGAGGAATTTTACCAGCTTTGATCTCGTTGATTCCATTGGTTTTGGGAATTGCCTGGACACTTGGTATCATGGCGATGTTCAAGATCCAATTGAACTTTATGAACGTTTTGGTTTTTCCTGTAATCGTTGGATATGGAATCCAGAATGGAATATATATCTACTATCGTTTTCGCGAAGATAGAGATGTACTACAAGCTATGTCGAAGGTTGGTTCGGCAATCATTGCATCCACTCTCACAACTCTTGTCGGCTGGAGTTCTCTATTGATCGCAGATCAGAAAGGCTTGAAGTCGATCGGAATTGTTGCAAGTATTGGAATCGGATCTTCACTATTGATCGCTCTCACGTTAGTTCCGACAGCATTGCAATTTGTGTATGGTGGCAAAAAGCTTGATTCAGAAGATGAAACACCTCTCGGATTGGAAGATGAAGAAGAGATGCACGCTGCAACAGAAGTGGTTGATACAAAGGCAGGTCGGTCTAAGAATAAAAAAGTCGATTCATCTTCGGTGAAGGCAGAGAAGAAACCTAATGCCAAGAAGAAAACTGCAAATAAAAAAGCATCAAGTAAAAAAGTTGCAAAGACGAATCGAGATTCCAAACGAAAGAAGGATTCGTAA